Proteins from a single region of Haloterrigena alkaliphila:
- the sufD gene encoding Fe-S cluster assembly protein SufD, whose product MSAGTQVHANLTEEQVREISGDLDEPEWLLETRLEALEALEDLDMPDVIRTPGRDWTNLHELDFESLVDPLNAAENKDQVGPDEVEVLPWSEAVAEHEGLLQEHFGSIIDPQENYLTALSTALFSTGTVVYVPEGVDAEDVTIRTEQNSRSLFNYTLVVAEESSSVTILERQSTGAEQDEQYYSGIVEVAAGENSNVQYGSLQNLSEEAYNFALKRGDADTYATIDWIEVNLGTQLTKSGVSTELNGDSSETQIVGAFYGHNDQHFDLDAKVWHRAEHTTADLVTRGVTDDVARSVYEGVQDVGKDAWDTSSYQRENTLMLSDESEADASPKLIIKNHDTEASHSATVGQIDQEDLLYMTSRGVDPRSARNMLVEGFFVPVLEEIAVDELREDLEELIGARLSKRE is encoded by the coding sequence ATGAGCGCAGGAACACAGGTCCACGCCAATCTGACCGAAGAACAGGTACGCGAAATTTCGGGCGACCTCGACGAGCCCGAGTGGCTCCTCGAGACCCGTCTCGAGGCCCTCGAGGCGCTCGAGGACCTCGACATGCCGGACGTCATCCGGACGCCGGGTCGCGACTGGACGAACCTCCACGAGCTCGACTTCGAGTCGCTCGTGGATCCGCTGAACGCGGCGGAGAACAAGGATCAGGTCGGGCCCGACGAGGTCGAGGTCCTCCCCTGGAGCGAGGCCGTCGCGGAGCACGAGGGCCTCCTGCAGGAGCACTTCGGGAGCATCATCGATCCCCAGGAGAACTACCTGACGGCGCTCTCCACTGCGCTGTTTAGCACCGGGACGGTCGTCTACGTCCCCGAGGGCGTCGACGCGGAGGACGTGACGATCCGGACCGAGCAGAACTCCCGCTCGCTGTTCAACTACACGCTCGTCGTCGCCGAGGAGTCGAGTTCGGTGACGATCCTCGAGCGCCAGTCTACCGGCGCCGAACAGGACGAGCAGTACTACAGCGGTATCGTCGAAGTCGCCGCGGGCGAGAACAGCAACGTCCAGTACGGCAGCCTCCAGAATCTCTCGGAGGAGGCCTACAACTTCGCGCTCAAGCGCGGCGACGCCGACACCTACGCGACGATCGACTGGATCGAGGTCAACCTCGGGACCCAGTTGACGAAGTCCGGCGTCTCGACGGAGCTCAACGGCGACTCCTCGGAGACGCAGATCGTCGGCGCCTTCTACGGCCACAACGACCAGCACTTCGATCTGGACGCGAAGGTCTGGCACCGTGCGGAGCACACGACCGCGGACCTAGTGACTCGGGGCGTCACCGACGACGTCGCCCGCTCGGTCTACGAGGGCGTCCAGGACGTCGGCAAGGACGCGTGGGACACCAGCTCCTACCAGCGCGAGAACACGCTGATGCTCAGCGACGAGTCCGAGGCCGACGCCTCCCCGAAGCTGATCATCAAGAACCACGACACCGAGGCATCCCACAGCGCGACGGTCGGCCAGATCGACCAGGAGGACCTGCTCTACATGACCTCCCGCGGCGTCGACCCGCGTTCGGCCCGTAACATGCTCGTCGAGGGCTTCTTCGTGCCCGTCCTCGAGGAGATCGCCGTCGACGAACTCCGCGAGGACCTCGAGGAACTGATCGGGGCGCGTCTTAGCAAGCGAGAGTAA
- a CDS encoding ferritin-like domain-containing protein — protein MSLGQRVSSDHQLARLLQIGVVLEEVVESRAAHHLDSLAPAERAAIDEEVRELLEEAAAESADHRERLEALVDELEAETVAYEEINALVDAQYGPPEDTDGVLYDQLANEETAYKFYDDLIDAIEASESEFAIDRERLLETLYEIREEEKEGVEEVAEIMEHRA, from the coding sequence ATGAGTCTGGGACAGCGCGTCTCGAGCGACCACCAGTTGGCCCGATTGCTCCAGATCGGGGTCGTGCTGGAGGAGGTCGTCGAGTCACGCGCCGCCCACCACCTCGATTCGCTGGCGCCCGCGGAGCGGGCGGCGATCGACGAGGAGGTGCGGGAGTTGCTCGAGGAGGCCGCCGCCGAGTCGGCCGACCACCGCGAGCGGCTCGAGGCGCTGGTCGACGAGCTCGAGGCCGAAACCGTCGCGTACGAGGAGATCAACGCTCTGGTCGACGCCCAGTACGGGCCGCCCGAGGACACCGACGGCGTCCTCTACGACCAGCTGGCGAACGAGGAGACGGCCTACAAATTCTACGACGACCTGATCGACGCGATCGAGGCCTCCGAGAGCGAGTTCGCGATCGACCGCGAGCGACTCCTCGAGACCCTCTACGAGATCCGCGAGGAGGAGAAGGAGGGCGTCGAAGAGGTGGCCGAGATCATGGAGCACAGAGCATGA
- a CDS encoding metal-dependent transcriptional regulator, which yields MNTADQYLKAIYLAQRIEDGPASTGTLADLLEVSPASVNEMIGKLEGRELVEHEKYKGASLTDEGLERAHDALQTYCIIERFLANVLEVEEYREEARALESVIDDTVAERLDTIIDRPAECPDCFDPERDVCERLEAGDGCAD from the coding sequence ATGAACACCGCGGATCAGTATCTCAAGGCGATCTATCTGGCGCAACGCATCGAGGACGGCCCCGCATCGACCGGCACGCTCGCGGACTTGCTCGAGGTCAGTCCCGCCAGCGTCAACGAGATGATCGGCAAACTCGAGGGCCGCGAACTCGTCGAACACGAGAAGTACAAGGGGGCGAGCCTGACCGACGAGGGACTCGAGCGCGCCCACGACGCCCTCCAGACCTACTGCATCATCGAACGCTTCCTCGCGAACGTCCTCGAGGTCGAGGAGTACCGCGAGGAGGCCCGCGCCCTCGAGAGCGTTATCGACGACACCGTCGCTGAACGCCTCGATACGATCATCGACCGCCCCGCCGAGTGTCCCGACTGTTTCGACCCCGAACGAGACGTCTGCGAGCGACTCGAGGCTGGCGACGGCTGTGCGGACTGA
- a CDS encoding cupredoxin domain-containing protein, which produces MNRRVYLAAVGSAASTGLAGCSAVSSAFSEDDGCDGCDIGMTRNAFTPDEYEVSVGETVVWKNTSDADHTITARESSLPDGADYFATGGFEDEATAVDAWHAERGGRLGIRETFEHTFDVVGTYRYFCEPHINAGMAGRIVVSE; this is translated from the coding sequence ATGAACCGGCGCGTCTACCTCGCTGCCGTCGGCTCCGCCGCCTCGACCGGGTTAGCGGGCTGTTCGGCCGTCAGCAGTGCGTTCAGTGAGGACGACGGCTGCGACGGCTGCGATATCGGGATGACCCGTAACGCGTTCACGCCCGACGAGTACGAGGTCAGCGTCGGCGAGACGGTCGTCTGGAAGAACACCAGCGACGCCGATCACACCATCACCGCCCGCGAGAGCAGCCTTCCCGACGGCGCCGACTACTTCGCGACCGGCGGCTTCGAGGACGAAGCGACCGCCGTCGACGCCTGGCACGCGGAACGGGGCGGCCGACTCGGAATCCGCGAGACGTTCGAGCACACGTTCGACGTGGTCGGCACGTACCGGTACTTCTGTGAGCCCCACATCAACGCCGGCATGGCGGGCCGGATCGTCGTCTCCGAGTGA
- a CDS encoding HEAT repeat domain-containing protein, which translates to MSDDEAAEDGADEPADEGAEPVDLEAIREALEAFEDDVDSLESDLEAAETEDDLDVVEADIESLRADLEEVEIPDPPETEDEGDGDEEEEEEITPEEELQERYDEIESDISDLESDLEDQRGPYGEDVVSEINGVSGTITGTRWTEEGNAELIEAVDDFLDDPNDLLGSSVTLVNQGDDVPDQLDATLDSAAAAVEDAALDADDDAETIAALLEATDDLESDVDDATAWTDLEIREQLRREGFYDVLDHVKDFPPEWHAIKVHEKRGNVDQILLALETFDSDFMEDHCMEALERMGPEEATDSMLQKANRRDQAAMRVLGKIGVADEEVVETLVDYVDSNPNLQRPAFRALGEIGAEDAVEPIAQQLVADEPDVRSWAARALGLIGDTRAIDPLADVLADDEEDRVRASAAWALNQIATEEALEIVAEYDDDRAYLVQAEAEKTGLEPAA; encoded by the coding sequence ATGAGCGATGACGAGGCAGCCGAGGACGGCGCGGACGAGCCGGCCGACGAAGGGGCGGAACCGGTCGACCTCGAGGCGATTCGCGAGGCCCTCGAGGCCTTCGAAGACGACGTCGACTCCCTCGAGAGCGACCTCGAGGCCGCCGAGACCGAGGACGACCTCGACGTCGTCGAGGCCGACATCGAATCGCTTCGCGCGGACCTCGAGGAAGTCGAAATTCCCGACCCGCCGGAGACCGAAGACGAGGGCGACGGCGACGAGGAGGAGGAGGAGGAGATCACCCCCGAGGAAGAACTCCAGGAGCGCTACGACGAGATCGAGAGCGATATTTCGGATCTGGAGTCCGATCTCGAGGACCAGCGCGGTCCCTACGGCGAGGACGTCGTCAGCGAGATCAACGGCGTCAGCGGAACGATCACGGGCACCCGCTGGACCGAGGAGGGCAACGCCGAACTGATCGAGGCCGTCGACGACTTCCTCGACGACCCGAACGACCTGCTGGGCAGTTCGGTCACGCTGGTCAATCAGGGCGACGACGTCCCCGACCAGCTCGACGCAACCCTCGATTCGGCCGCCGCGGCCGTCGAAGACGCCGCCCTCGACGCGGACGACGACGCCGAGACGATCGCCGCCCTGCTCGAGGCCACTGACGACCTCGAGTCCGACGTCGACGACGCTACCGCGTGGACCGACCTCGAGATCCGCGAGCAACTGCGCCGGGAGGGGTTCTACGACGTGCTCGACCACGTCAAGGACTTCCCGCCTGAGTGGCACGCGATCAAGGTCCACGAGAAGCGCGGCAACGTCGACCAGATCTTACTGGCCCTCGAGACGTTCGACTCGGACTTCATGGAAGACCACTGCATGGAGGCCCTCGAGCGAATGGGCCCCGAGGAGGCCACGGACTCGATGCTCCAGAAGGCCAACCGCCGCGATCAGGCGGCGATGCGCGTCCTCGGCAAGATCGGCGTCGCGGACGAGGAGGTCGTCGAGACGCTGGTCGACTACGTCGACTCCAACCCGAACCTCCAGCGGCCCGCCTTCCGCGCGCTCGGCGAGATTGGCGCCGAAGACGCCGTCGAGCCCATCGCCCAGCAACTGGTCGCGGACGAACCTGACGTCCGGAGCTGGGCCGCCCGCGCGCTCGGTCTGATCGGCGACACCCGCGCCATCGACCCGCTCGCGGACGTTCTCGCCGACGACGAGGAAGACCGCGTCCGCGCCAGCGCCGCGTGGGCGCTCAACCAGATCGCTACGGAAGAAGCCCTCGAGATCGTCGCCGAGTACGACGACGACCGCGCGTACCTCGTGCAGGCCGAAGCCGAGAAGACGGGTCTCGAGCCGGCGGCCTAA
- a CDS encoding protein sorting system archaetidylserine synthase (This PssA-like phosphatidyltransferase, along with a PssD-like decarboxylase, is required in Haloarchaea for the archaeosortase ArtA to replace the PGF-CTERM sorting signal with a C-terminal lipid anchor.): MLPRFVGRLGVADAVTIANAALGFVAVVIAFVDITQAARLILLAAIADGLDGILARRYGGTDAGPYLDSLADVASFAVAPAVLAFVVVTRGLEIGFDAVSGELVLVLAVCSLFVAMAVTRLGMYTAYDVAGSHTEGIQTTLAATILGAAILAGESHPWLVLAVTGAFCYLMVSRIEYPDLLARDAGIMGIVHGLAILIPDFAGRTFPYALLTLGIAYMVLSPWFYWGDRERRTEPEVHGNA; encoded by the coding sequence ATGCTTCCCCGGTTCGTCGGGCGTCTGGGCGTCGCCGACGCCGTGACGATCGCCAACGCTGCGCTGGGGTTCGTCGCGGTCGTCATCGCGTTCGTCGACATCACGCAGGCGGCGCGGCTCATTCTGCTGGCGGCCATCGCGGACGGACTGGACGGGATCCTCGCGCGCCGGTACGGGGGGACCGACGCCGGTCCCTACCTCGATTCGCTGGCCGACGTCGCCTCCTTCGCCGTCGCCCCCGCCGTCCTCGCGTTCGTCGTCGTCACCCGGGGCCTCGAGATCGGGTTCGACGCGGTCTCCGGCGAGTTGGTCCTCGTGCTGGCGGTCTGTTCGCTGTTCGTCGCGATGGCCGTCACCCGGCTTGGGATGTACACCGCCTACGACGTCGCCGGGAGCCACACGGAGGGGATTCAGACGACGCTCGCGGCGACGATCCTCGGCGCCGCGATCCTCGCGGGCGAGAGCCACCCGTGGCTCGTGCTGGCGGTCACGGGCGCGTTCTGTTACCTGATGGTCTCGCGGATCGAGTACCCCGATCTGCTCGCCCGCGACGCCGGCATCATGGGGATCGTCCACGGGCTGGCGATCCTCATTCCCGATTTCGCCGGGCGCACGTTTCCGTACGCGCTGTTGACGCTCGGCATCGCGTACATGGTCCTGAGCCCGTGGTTCTACTGGGGCGACCGCGAGCGCCGCACGGAGCCCGAGGTGCATGGAAACGCTTAG
- the sufB gene encoding Fe-S cluster assembly protein SufB: MSSDQDHLKETDTEARFEFKKEENSAVRSGKGLTEEVIRMISEDKDEPDWMLERRLRALKQYQNMPMPTDWPGMPDLSELDIEEIVPYIRPDVDKREGVDDWEELPEDIKDTFDKLGIPEAEKNALSGVGAQYESEVVYQNMQEQWEEKGVIFMNMDEAVREHPELVKEHFMTSCVPPSDNKFAALHGAVWSGGSFVYVPEDVTVEMPVQAYFRMNSEGMGQFEHTLIIAEEGSEVHYIEGCSAPKYGTHNLHSGGVEVFVGEDAHVQYSTVQNWSKNTFNLNTKRAIVEANGTMEWVSGSMGSKATMLYPCTILKGRGATDTHITIAFAGEGQDIDTGAKVYHNAPETSSTIESKSISKDGGRTNYRGLVHIADGAENSSTAVECDALMFDNESTSDTMPYMEIEESKVDVAHEATVGKIGDEDIFYLQSRGLDDDDAKKMIVAGFIEPITEELPIEYAVELNRLIELEMEGSLG; the protein is encoded by the coding sequence ATGAGTTCCGATCAAGACCACCTAAAAGAGACAGATACTGAGGCCCGGTTCGAGTTCAAGAAAGAGGAGAACTCCGCAGTCAGATCCGGCAAAGGCCTGACCGAGGAGGTCATCCGCATGATCTCCGAGGACAAGGACGAGCCCGACTGGATGCTCGAGCGCCGGCTGCGCGCGCTCAAGCAGTACCAGAACATGCCGATGCCGACAGACTGGCCCGGCATGCCCGACCTCTCCGAACTCGACATCGAAGAGATCGTTCCCTACATCCGTCCCGACGTCGACAAACGCGAGGGCGTCGACGACTGGGAAGAACTGCCGGAGGACATCAAGGACACCTTCGACAAGCTGGGCATTCCGGAGGCCGAGAAGAACGCGCTCTCGGGCGTCGGCGCCCAGTACGAGTCCGAGGTCGTCTACCAGAACATGCAGGAGCAGTGGGAGGAGAAGGGTGTCATCTTCATGAACATGGACGAGGCCGTCCGCGAACACCCTGAACTCGTCAAGGAGCACTTCATGACGAGCTGCGTGCCGCCGAGCGACAACAAGTTCGCCGCGCTCCACGGCGCCGTCTGGTCCGGCGGCTCGTTCGTCTACGTCCCCGAGGACGTCACCGTCGAGATGCCCGTCCAGGCCTACTTCCGGATGAACTCGGAGGGGATGGGCCAGTTCGAGCACACGCTCATCATCGCCGAGGAAGGCTCCGAGGTTCACTATATCGAGGGCTGTTCGGCCCCGAAGTACGGCACCCACAACCTCCACTCGGGCGGCGTCGAGGTCTTCGTCGGCGAAGACGCACACGTCCAGTACTCGACCGTCCAGAACTGGTCGAAGAACACGTTCAACCTGAACACCAAGCGCGCCATCGTCGAGGCAAACGGGACGATGGAGTGGGTCTCGGGCAGCATGGGGTCGAAAGCGACCATGCTCTACCCGTGTACGATCCTCAAGGGTCGCGGCGCGACCGACACCCACATCACCATCGCCTTCGCGGGCGAGGGCCAGGACATCGACACCGGCGCGAAGGTCTACCACAACGCGCCCGAGACGAGTTCGACCATCGAGTCGAAGTCGATCTCCAAGGACGGCGGCCGCACCAACTACCGCGGGCTCGTCCACATCGCCGACGGCGCCGAGAACTCGAGCACCGCCGTCGAGTGCGACGCGCTGATGTTCGACAACGAGTCGACGTCGGACACCATGCCGTACATGGAGATCGAGGAGTCGAAGGTCGACGTCGCCCACGAGGCGACCGTCGGCAAGATCGGCGACGAGGACATCTTTTACCTCCAGTCGCGCGGTCTGGACGACGACGACGCCAAGAAGATGATCGTCGCCGGCTTCATCGAGCCGATCACGGAGGAACTGCCGATCGAGTACGCGGTCGAACTCAACCGCCTCATCGAACTCGAGATGGAGGGGAGCCTCGGATAA
- a CDS encoding phospholipase D-like domain-containing protein produces the protein MNRRRAVLIALVAFGVLAGAALALGVSDDTATETAAAGYASTIARGGAPIETIGSCPARVPNAPAIPGTRGDTSRIEVTTPNESTGTRAPRIVELYPNPTIPDNVGEYLVLETPPETRLGDWTLTDGHTTAGLPNETVSGRVALSTAPTVTRGLTDAPVLELEGHLRLAADGDHLELRNGTTTVDTVSYDRAPTARRWYRSEGGANATVDPAAGSWHPRGATCLPVSTADAAAATAFVLPDAPELPLETIREADERLLLAGYTFTSTAVADELVAAADRGVDVAVLLESGPVGGTPRATDSVLERLAAAGVDVRVTGGDGARYRYHHAKYAVADDRVLVTSENWKPSGIGGASSRGWGVRLANASIAADLAAVFRADHGGWDTESGAAFRANASFVDGEGGDAISQTDPSSRAFSTEHEPATVPLESAELLLAPDNAEARVTTLLADADDEILVKQASIDRDAAVLEATIDAARRGVSVRILLDSTWYHEDENEALAADLEALAAEESLPLEVRLVAETDDFEKIHAKGVVIDREVAVVGSANWNENSFRNNREVLLALHGEAIASYYAAVFEDDWEGDDGPWSLTVGVVLTVIAALALAALVGRRYVRFGDVAEERQ, from the coding sequence ATGAATCGCCGTCGAGCCGTCCTCATCGCGCTCGTCGCGTTCGGCGTTCTCGCCGGTGCAGCCCTGGCGCTCGGCGTGAGCGACGATACCGCGACCGAGACAGCGGCGGCGGGGTATGCATCGACTATCGCTCGAGGGGGCGCCCCCATCGAAACCATCGGATCCTGTCCAGCGCGCGTCCCGAACGCACCTGCTATTCCGGGGACCAGAGGCGATACCAGCAGAATCGAGGTGACGACCCCGAACGAGAGCACCGGCACCCGTGCGCCGCGAATCGTCGAACTCTACCCGAATCCGACGATCCCCGACAACGTCGGCGAGTACCTCGTCCTCGAGACGCCGCCGGAGACGCGACTCGGCGACTGGACGCTCACCGACGGCCACACCACCGCCGGGCTCCCGAACGAGACCGTCTCCGGTCGCGTCGCGCTGAGCACGGCGCCGACCGTCACGCGGGGACTGACCGACGCCCCGGTGCTCGAACTCGAGGGTCACCTACGACTCGCCGCGGACGGCGACCACCTGGAGCTCCGGAACGGGACGACGACGGTCGATACCGTCTCCTACGACCGCGCGCCGACGGCGCGCCGGTGGTACCGCAGCGAGGGTGGCGCGAACGCGACGGTCGATCCGGCTGCCGGCAGTTGGCACCCTCGAGGGGCGACCTGTCTCCCCGTCTCGACGGCCGACGCCGCGGCGGCGACGGCGTTCGTCCTCCCCGACGCGCCGGAACTCCCCCTCGAGACGATCCGCGAGGCCGACGAGCGGCTGCTGCTGGCCGGCTACACGTTCACGTCCACTGCCGTCGCCGACGAACTCGTCGCCGCGGCCGACCGCGGTGTCGACGTCGCGGTCCTCCTCGAGTCGGGTCCAGTCGGCGGGACGCCGCGGGCCACCGACTCGGTCCTCGAGCGACTCGCGGCGGCCGGCGTCGACGTCCGCGTCACGGGCGGCGATGGTGCCCGCTACCGGTATCACCACGCGAAGTACGCCGTCGCCGACGACCGCGTGCTGGTCACCAGCGAGAACTGGAAGCCCTCGGGCATCGGCGGCGCCTCGAGTCGCGGCTGGGGCGTTCGGCTGGCGAACGCGAGTATCGCGGCCGACCTCGCGGCCGTGTTCCGGGCCGATCACGGGGGCTGGGACACCGAATCGGGAGCGGCGTTCCGCGCGAACGCCTCGTTCGTCGACGGCGAGGGCGGGGACGCAATCTCGCAGACGGATCCGTCATCGCGGGCGTTTTCGACCGAGCACGAACCGGCGACCGTCCCCCTCGAGTCAGCCGAACTGCTCCTCGCGCCGGACAACGCCGAGGCGCGCGTGACGACTCTCCTCGCCGACGCGGACGACGAAATTCTCGTCAAGCAGGCCAGCATCGATCGGGACGCCGCCGTCCTGGAGGCGACGATCGACGCCGCCCGTCGGGGCGTCTCAGTACGGATTTTGCTCGATTCGACGTGGTACCACGAAGACGAGAACGAAGCGCTGGCGGCCGATCTCGAGGCGCTGGCGGCCGAGGAGTCGCTGCCGCTCGAGGTCAGACTGGTCGCGGAGACCGACGACTTCGAAAAGATCCACGCCAAGGGGGTCGTGATCGACCGCGAGGTCGCCGTCGTCGGCAGCGCCAACTGGAACGAGAACTCCTTCCGGAACAATCGGGAGGTGCTACTGGCGCTGCACGGCGAGGCGATCGCGAGCTACTACGCGGCCGTTTTCGAGGACGACTGGGAGGGCGACGACGGCCCGTGGTCGCTCACGGTGGGGGTAGTTCTCACCGTCATCGCGGCGCTGGCGCTCGCGGCACTGGTCGGCCGTCGGTACGTTCGGTTCGGCGATGTTGCGGAAGAACGCCAATAG
- a CDS encoding ABC transporter ATP-binding protein, giving the protein MARLELNNLHAEVAEGDEKILEGVDLEVQSGEIHALMGPNGSGKSTTAKVIAGHPAYEVTDGEVLLHIEEDEFGEDIEIDEDQRTWNLLELEPNERAALGIFLGFQYPAEIEGVTMTNFLRTALNAKIEERAELFEDEDGEEEEADEGFETSPMEGDVDEGEVGVAEFQQILQEKMEQLEMDEKFAQRYLNAGFSGGEKKQNEVLQAAILEPSIAVLDEIDSGLDIDRLQDVSNGINALRDEQGTGILQITHYQRILDYVEPDHVHVMLDGQIAKSGGPELAEQLEDKGYDWVREEVYGTA; this is encoded by the coding sequence ATGGCACGTCTCGAACTAAACAATCTGCACGCGGAAGTAGCGGAGGGCGACGAGAAGATTCTCGAGGGTGTCGATCTCGAGGTTCAGTCGGGCGAGATTCACGCCCTGATGGGACCGAACGGTTCCGGCAAGTCGACGACCGCGAAGGTCATCGCCGGCCACCCGGCCTACGAGGTCACCGACGGCGAGGTCCTGCTCCACATCGAGGAGGACGAGTTCGGCGAGGACATCGAGATCGACGAGGACCAGCGCACCTGGAACCTGCTGGAATTAGAGCCCAACGAGCGCGCCGCGCTCGGCATCTTCCTGGGCTTCCAGTATCCCGCCGAGATCGAGGGCGTCACGATGACGAACTTCCTCCGAACGGCGCTGAACGCCAAGATCGAGGAGCGCGCGGAGCTCTTCGAGGACGAGGACGGTGAGGAGGAGGAAGCAGACGAAGGCTTCGAGACCTCGCCGATGGAGGGAGACGTCGACGAGGGCGAAGTCGGCGTCGCCGAGTTCCAGCAGATCCTTCAGGAGAAGATGGAACAGCTGGAGATGGACGAGAAGTTCGCCCAGCGCTACCTCAACGCCGGCTTCTCCGGCGGCGAGAAGAAGCAGAACGAAGTGCTGCAGGCGGCCATCCTCGAGCCGTCGATCGCGGTCCTCGACGAGATCGACTCGGGACTCGACATCGACCGGCTGCAGGACGTCTCCAACGGGATCAACGCGCTGCGCGACGAGCAGGGCACCGGGATCCTCCAGATCACCCACTACCAGCGCATCCTCGACTACGTCGAGCCCGATCACGTCCACGTGATGCTCGACGGACAGATCGCCAAGAGCGGCGGTCCCGAACTCGCCGAGCAACTCGAGGACAAGGGGTACGACTGGGTCCGCGAAGAGGTCTACGGCACCGCGTAA
- a CDS encoding phosphoenolpyruvate carboxykinase (ATP): protein MSETGAETRPLVRQLPDPTSASNVRYEPSLEELRDLAADDETTTEFGSPSYVSEYRSRSADRTKNAVDDEFDERDEKLVDDAIGLASDREMLCVDRLMGRHSDATFCCRLFVPVEHARIALAWANLFEPTDGREPDLYTVQCPDYDETAIRVLPDEGFTAVLGSDYTGEAKKSFLRLFMYRIKEQGGLGLHAGSKRVRVRDADGDLRTVGQVFMGLSATGKSTLTSHGCWLEDPEDASMLQDDVCGLLPDGSVAGSEGEGLFIKTIGLDADEQPELYAAATDESAILENVAVDDDGTVHFDEDRYTSNSRAIVQREELESADEEIDLDRMDQVFFITRNPLMPPVAKLDDEQAAVAFMLGESIETSAGDPSRAGESIRVVGTNPFIVGPEGEEGNVFQDLIETLDVECYVINTGYLGEKSIDVGVEESVTILTETARDRIEWTDDDRTGLTIPERVPGLDIEDYYVPDHVDDYDAAVADLRAERRDYLEEFDELREEIKDAVY from the coding sequence ATGTCCGAAACCGGGGCGGAGACCCGTCCGCTGGTCCGACAGCTTCCCGATCCGACGAGCGCGTCGAACGTCCGGTACGAGCCGTCGCTCGAGGAGCTTCGCGACCTCGCGGCCGACGACGAGACGACGACCGAGTTCGGGTCGCCGTCGTACGTCAGCGAGTACCGATCGCGGAGCGCGGATCGGACGAAAAACGCCGTCGACGACGAGTTCGACGAGCGAGACGAGAAACTGGTCGACGACGCGATCGGGCTCGCGAGCGACCGCGAGATGCTCTGCGTGGATCGCCTGATGGGTCGTCACTCGGACGCGACCTTCTGCTGTCGGCTCTTCGTTCCCGTCGAGCACGCCCGGATCGCGCTGGCGTGGGCGAACCTGTTCGAGCCGACCGACGGCCGCGAACCCGACCTGTACACGGTTCAGTGTCCCGACTACGACGAGACCGCGATCCGCGTCCTCCCCGACGAGGGCTTCACCGCGGTGCTGGGCAGCGACTACACCGGCGAGGCCAAGAAATCGTTCCTGCGCCTGTTCATGTACCGAATCAAGGAACAGGGTGGTCTCGGACTCCACGCCGGCAGCAAACGCGTCCGCGTCCGCGACGCCGACGGCGACCTGCGCACCGTCGGGCAGGTGTTCATGGGCCTCTCGGCGACCGGCAAGTCGACGCTGACCTCCCACGGCTGCTGGCTCGAGGACCCCGAAGACGCCTCCATGCTACAGGACGATGTCTGCGGGCTCCTGCCCGACGGCTCCGTCGCCGGCAGCGAAGGGGAGGGCCTGTTCATCAAGACCATCGGGCTGGACGCGGACGAGCAACCCGAACTGTACGCGGCCGCGACCGACGAGTCGGCGATCCTCGAGAACGTCGCCGTCGACGACGACGGGACGGTTCACTTCGACGAGGACCGCTACACCTCGAACTCCCGGGCGATCGTCCAGCGCGAGGAACTCGAGAGCGCCGACGAGGAGATCGACCTCGATCGGATGGACCAGGTCTTCTTCATCACCCGGAACCCCCTGATGCCCCCGGTCGCGAAACTCGACGACGAGCAGGCCGCCGTCGCCTTCATGCTCGGCGAGTCGATCGAGACCAGCGCCGGCGACCCCTCGCGGGCCGGCGAGTCGATCCGCGTCGTCGGCACGAACCCCTTCATCGTCGGTCCCGAGGGCGAGGAAGGAAACGTCTTCCAGGACCTCATCGAAACCCTCGACGTCGAGTGTTACGTCATCAACACGGGCTATCTCGGCGAGAAATCCATTGACGTCGGCGTCGAGGAGTCCGTGACGATCCTCACCGAAACCGCACGCGACCGGATCGAGTGGACCGACGACGACCGTACCGGACTGACCATCCCCGAGCGCGTGCCCGGACTGGACATCGAGGACTACTACGTCCCCGACCACGTCGACGACTACGACGCGGCCGTCGCCGACCTGCGGGCCGAACGACGCGACTACCTCGAGGAGTTCGACGAGCTCCGCGAGGAGATCAAGGACGCCGTCTACTGA